Part of the Nitrospirota bacterium genome is shown below.
ACTGTCCTGTGATTAATCCTCAAATAAGGAGGGTAGAATATATAGCAGCTCTGAAAAAAGGCAAATAAAGGGGACATGCATAAGATAAGGCCTTTTATCCTGAGCGTTGTATATGAAGATATGAAGTCATTAAATAGACTTGTGGAAGGTCTCGTTAAGTAATTATAGCCTCTCGAAGCAGAGCCACTATTATGCCCCAGGTGCAAACAACTTATGAGGATTATCACCTTTCTTATCCTCAGAAGCGCCAATTCTGATTATGAATTGTGCTATAATATACTGCAAAGTTTGCATTGTCATAAGGATTAGTTGTGCAGTATTATTATTGTTAGGCAAAATAAAAGAGTGAAATGGCAAAGGATTTATCCAACAATTTGATCAGTGTAGCAGGCGAGTATTTCGTGTGCGCAGAACTCGGTCGTCTCGGCTACCTTGCATTACTGACACCAAAGAACAATCCTCTCTTTGATGTCGTTGTTACAAATCAACCTGGGACACGAACGGTATCGCTTCAGGTCAAGACGCGATCCATGTCCAACAAAGCAGGATGGAAGCTGGGGCGTGACATAGAGACAAAACAGAACAATCCGAACCTGTATGTCGCACTTGTTGAACTAAAAGAATCTGGTATGCCGGACGTGTGGATATATGAATACGATACCCTGGCGGAACGAGTATCGGGTCAATTCAAAAAGTACATTGGCAAGGCCAAGAAAGATGGACAACCGCGAAAAGACCCAGGA
Proteins encoded:
- a CDS encoding aspartate-ammonia lyase; translated protein: MAKDLSNNLISVAGEYFVCAELGRLGYLALLTPKNNPLFDVVVTNQPGTRTVSLQVKTRSMSNKAGWKLGRDIETKQNNPNLYVALVELKESGMPDVWIYEYDTLAERVSGQFKKYIGKAKKDGQPRKDPGFRWHDLKQFTADDNDRKNAWTIITDNLK